From a region of the Blastopirellula marina genome:
- a CDS encoding GNAT family N-acetyltransferase, giving the protein MFSYQLDTNLRLELLTRQHAPELYNAVNENRQHLSPWMPWVATTQSVADVESFIATTRQQMAENNGFQTAIRAGQEIVGVIGMHKIDWPNRSTSLGYWLAEKHQGQGIMTKACSAYITHAFTELDLHRLEIRCATENTRSRAIPQRLGFTQEGTIRSAESIDGRYLDHVVYGLLASEWQARQA; this is encoded by the coding sequence ATGTTCTCGTATCAACTCGACACCAACCTCCGGCTCGAACTGCTCACACGGCAGCATGCGCCCGAGTTGTATAACGCCGTGAATGAAAACCGGCAGCACCTCAGCCCCTGGATGCCGTGGGTGGCAACCACTCAGTCGGTCGCCGATGTCGAGTCCTTCATCGCCACAACCCGCCAGCAGATGGCTGAAAACAACGGCTTTCAAACGGCCATTCGCGCCGGGCAGGAAATCGTCGGAGTCATCGGTATGCACAAGATCGACTGGCCCAACCGGTCGACCTCGCTCGGCTATTGGCTGGCCGAAAAGCACCAGGGCCAAGGCATCATGACCAAGGCCTGCTCGGCGTACATCACCCACGCATTCACCGAACTTGACCTGCACCGCCTCGAAATCCGCTGCGCGACCGAAAACACCAGAAGCCGCGCGATCCCCCAGCGACTGGGCTTCACCCAGGAAGGAACCATCCGCTCCGCCGAATCGATCGACGGACGCTACCTCGATCACGTCGTCTACGGGCTGTTGGCATCGGAGTGGCAAGCGAGGCAGGCATAG
- a CDS encoding SMI1/KNR4 family protein, whose translation MSVESFLTHVKAPSPMFHCYECGDRSESLALIAPLSHTLGPPADLTAIQLLQEYLGPQADAFVDLYSEHDGFTLYRDRQGDAEGLRFFPVEQWERLTQSMKESFSAMGFEPEEWPEAAVDSLAFGEIPHSGNFLTVKISGSKRGQVFYADHDDFTEEAFAKSLSEFLARIVEDPAQFLYDAGCYTRYSDGSTSAQWIPKQFEAR comes from the coding sequence ATGTCGGTCGAATCCTTTTTGACGCACGTGAAAGCCCCTTCACCAATGTTTCATTGCTATGAATGTGGCGACCGATCCGAATCACTTGCCCTGATCGCTCCGTTGTCACACACGTTGGGGCCACCTGCGGACCTGACCGCGATCCAACTTCTGCAAGAGTATCTCGGCCCCCAGGCCGATGCGTTTGTCGACCTCTATTCCGAGCACGATGGTTTCACTTTATACCGAGACCGCCAAGGGGACGCGGAGGGACTGCGTTTCTTCCCAGTCGAGCAGTGGGAGCGTCTCACCCAATCGATGAAGGAGTCGTTCTCGGCCATGGGCTTCGAGCCTGAAGAGTGGCCGGAAGCGGCCGTCGATTCCTTGGCATTCGGCGAAATCCCTCATTCCGGCAACTTCTTGACGGTGAAGATTTCCGGTTCGAAACGGGGCCAGGTTTTCTACGCCGACCACGATGACTTCACGGAAGAGGCATTCGCCAAGTCGCTCAGCGAATTTCTGGCTCGAATCGTCGAGGATCCGGCTCAATTCCTCTACGATGCCGGCTGTTACACGCGTTACAGCGATGGCTCCACGTCCGCTCAGTGGATTCCCAAGCAGTTTGAAGCAAGGTGA
- the proC gene encoding pyrroline-5-carboxylate reductase, which translates to MSTKSPRVGFLGAGQMALAMAHGFVARGGVPAANILAADPYPAARTRFEQEISGAKTTDDNQAVIDQSDVVILAVKPQMMAEAAQSLTQVPAKCLLISIAAGITLKRLNSLFSTQRIIRVMPNTPCLVGLSACAFSANDGFAPQDFELTQSLLESTGMAFQVPEKLLDAVTGLSGSGPAFVYMMIEAMSDAGVRQGLPRSVALQLAAQTVKGAAEMVLATGQHPAALKDNVTSPGGTTIAGVHELEKQGFRGAVIDAISAAAARSRELGQD; encoded by the coding sequence ATGTCAACGAAATCACCCCGCGTGGGTTTTCTGGGTGCTGGCCAGATGGCCCTGGCCATGGCCCATGGCTTTGTCGCTCGTGGGGGCGTGCCGGCAGCGAACATCCTCGCCGCCGACCCCTATCCCGCCGCACGAACTCGTTTCGAGCAAGAGATTTCCGGTGCCAAGACCACCGACGACAACCAGGCCGTGATCGACCAGAGCGATGTCGTCATTCTTGCGGTCAAACCGCAGATGATGGCCGAAGCCGCCCAGTCGCTGACCCAGGTGCCAGCTAAGTGCCTGCTGATCTCGATTGCGGCCGGAATCACCCTAAAGCGGCTAAACTCGCTATTTTCCACCCAACGGATCATCCGCGTGATGCCCAACACGCCGTGCCTGGTGGGTCTTTCAGCTTGCGCATTTTCCGCAAATGATGGCTTCGCCCCACAGGACTTCGAGCTCACACAAAGCCTGCTCGAATCGACCGGCATGGCCTTCCAGGTACCGGAAAAGCTGCTGGATGCCGTCACCGGGCTCTCAGGCAGCGGGCCTGCGTTTGTCTACATGATGATCGAAGCGATGAGCGATGCCGGCGTCCGGCAGGGCTTGCCGCGATCGGTCGCGCTGCAGCTGGCAGCACAAACCGTAAAGGGTGCTGCGGAAATGGTTTTGGCGACCGGGCAGCATCCGGCGGCCCTGAAAGATAATGTCACCAGTCCCGGCGGAACGACGATCGCGGGCGTGCACGAGCTCGAAAAACAGGGCTTCCGCGGGGCGGTGATCGACGCAATTTCGGCTGCGGCGGCGCGTTCTCGAGAATTAGGGCAGGATTGA
- the guaA gene encoding glutamine-hydrolyzing GMP synthase: MPDTASVSSPPANDIYSERVLVLDFGSQYAQLIARRVREQHVYCEIVRHDITAERIKELAPKGIILSGGPSSVYEADAPKCDPEIFDLDIPILGICYGMQLMCDRFGGKVRNASAREYGHAHIKINDAKDLLAGLPDETDVWMSHGDQVEQISGLFRPLASTRTCPVAAMRHVEHKQYGIQFHPEVTHTPLGSQILRNFVITICGCEGTWKLGDFARETIARIREEVGDARVICGLSGGVDSSVVAALLYRAIGDQLSCILVDNGLLRKDEEGAVISEFSSHFKTDLHVVNAKERFLTKLAGVTEPQEKRKIIGYEFIECFKEEATKIKDAKFLAQGTLYPDVIESGAAQDGPAAVIKLHHNVGGLPKELGFDLVEPLRDLFKDEVRKLGIELGLPEDIVWRHPFPGPGLAVRCLGEVTEEKLAVLREADAIVVNEIKSANLYRSTSQCFAVLLPVQSVGVMGDARTYDNAVCVRCVDTDDFMTATWSDLPYEVLARISTRIINEVKGVNRVCYDISTKPPATIEWE; encoded by the coding sequence ATGCCTGATACCGCCTCCGTCAGTTCCCCTCCGGCCAACGACATCTACTCGGAACGCGTGCTGGTGCTCGACTTTGGGTCGCAGTACGCCCAGTTGATCGCTCGCCGCGTGCGGGAACAGCACGTCTACTGCGAAATCGTGCGGCACGATATTACTGCCGAGCGGATCAAGGAACTGGCTCCTAAGGGAATCATCCTCTCAGGCGGGCCTTCCAGCGTATACGAAGCGGACGCTCCGAAGTGCGATCCCGAGATCTTTGACCTCGACATTCCGATCCTGGGCATCTGCTACGGCATGCAGCTGATGTGCGATCGGTTTGGCGGCAAAGTTCGTAACGCCTCGGCCCGCGAGTACGGCCACGCCCACATCAAAATCAACGACGCCAAAGACCTGCTAGCCGGTCTGCCTGACGAAACTGACGTCTGGATGAGCCATGGCGACCAGGTCGAGCAGATCAGCGGTTTGTTTCGCCCATTGGCTTCGACCCGTACGTGCCCCGTGGCCGCGATGCGTCACGTCGAGCACAAGCAGTACGGCATTCAGTTCCATCCCGAAGTCACCCACACGCCGCTGGGTAGCCAGATCTTGCGTAACTTCGTGATCACCATCTGCGGCTGCGAAGGAACGTGGAAGCTGGGTGACTTTGCCCGCGAAACAATTGCCCGCATTCGCGAAGAAGTGGGGGATGCCCGCGTCATTTGCGGCCTGTCTGGCGGGGTCGATTCGTCGGTGGTGGCCGCCCTGCTCTACCGGGCGATTGGCGATCAATTGTCCTGCATTCTGGTCGATAATGGCCTTTTGCGGAAAGACGAAGAGGGTGCGGTAATCTCCGAGTTTTCCTCGCACTTCAAGACCGACTTGCACGTGGTGAACGCGAAAGAGCGTTTCCTGACGAAGCTGGCTGGCGTGACCGAGCCGCAGGAAAAGCGGAAGATCATCGGCTACGAATTCATCGAGTGCTTCAAGGAAGAAGCGACCAAGATCAAAGACGCCAAGTTCCTGGCGCAAGGGACGCTTTATCCCGACGTGATCGAAAGTGGTGCCGCTCAAGACGGCCCGGCCGCGGTGATCAAACTGCACCACAACGTGGGCGGTCTGCCGAAGGAACTGGGCTTCGATCTGGTCGAGCCGCTGCGTGACTTGTTTAAAGACGAAGTCCGCAAGCTGGGGATCGAACTGGGGCTGCCGGAAGATATCGTCTGGCGGCATCCGTTCCCAGGCCCTGGCTTGGCGGTGCGTTGCCTGGGCGAAGTGACCGAGGAAAAATTGGCCGTGCTGCGAGAAGCAGACGCGATTGTGGTTAACGAGATCAAGTCGGCTAACCTGTATCGTTCGACCTCGCAGTGCTTCGCGGTGCTGCTGCCGGTGCAAAGCGTTGGCGTGATGGGAGATGCCCGCACGTACGACAACGCCGTGTGCGTTCGCTGCGTCGATACCGACGACTTCATGACGGCTACCTGGAGCGACCTCCCCTACGAGGTCCTGGCTCGCATCTCGACTCGTATTATTAACGAGGTCAAAGGGGTGAATCGGGTGTGCTACGACATCAGCACCAAGCCCCCCGCGACGATCGAGTGGGAATAA
- the ettA gene encoding energy-dependent translational throttle protein EttA translates to MSKKYIFQMEQLTKKIGPREILKEVWLAFYPGAKIGVLGRNGAGKSTLLKIMAGIDKEFDGEARLSDGFTVGYLPQEPKLDESKNVLENVEEAVAQRRGLLDRFNEITGKLGEDLPEDEMNALYEEMATLQDKIEATNSWELDREIEIAMSAMNLPEPESGVTNLSGGERRRVALCQLLLRKPDLLLLDEPTNHLDAESILWLEHHLADYPGTIVAVTHDRYFLDNVAGWILELDRGKGIPFEGNYSSWLEQKQKRLAVEEKQSEARQKTLAKELEWIRSSAKAKQSKGKARINAYEKLVSEQYDDQPDEFEIQIPSGKRLGDLVIEVKSVNKGYGDRLLVEDLNFRLPPGGIVGIIGPNGAGKTTLFRMLTGQESPDAGEIVIGDTVELGYVDQSRDALDPEKTVFQEISGGHDTIELGKRKINARAYVSRFNFKGPDQEKKVGVLSGGERNRVHLATLLRRGSNVLLLDEPTNDLDVDTLRALEEAILNYAGCVVVTSHDRWFLDRIATHILAFEGDGYVHWCEGNFDTYERQRKERLGVSADEPHRFKYKKLQR, encoded by the coding sequence ATGAGCAAGAAATACATCTTCCAGATGGAACAGTTGACCAAGAAGATTGGTCCTCGCGAGATACTAAAGGAAGTCTGGCTAGCATTCTATCCAGGGGCAAAAATTGGCGTTCTTGGTCGAAATGGGGCCGGTAAATCGACCCTGCTCAAGATTATGGCCGGGATCGACAAGGAATTTGACGGAGAAGCCCGTCTTAGTGATGGGTTTACGGTGGGCTATTTGCCTCAGGAGCCAAAGCTCGACGAAAGCAAGAATGTCCTCGAAAACGTCGAGGAAGCGGTCGCCCAGCGCCGTGGTTTGCTCGATCGCTTCAACGAAATCACCGGCAAACTGGGGGAAGATCTGCCTGAAGACGAGATGAACGCCCTCTACGAAGAGATGGCGACCTTGCAGGACAAGATCGAAGCGACCAACAGCTGGGAACTCGATCGCGAGATCGAAATCGCCATGAGCGCGATGAACCTTCCCGAGCCGGAATCTGGCGTCACGAACCTGTCTGGTGGTGAACGCCGCCGTGTGGCTTTGTGCCAACTGCTGCTTCGCAAGCCTGACCTGCTGCTGCTGGACGAACCGACGAACCACTTGGACGCCGAATCGATTCTGTGGCTCGAACACCACCTGGCCGATTACCCCGGCACGATCGTCGCCGTGACCCACGATCGTTACTTCCTGGATAACGTCGCCGGCTGGATTCTGGAACTCGACCGCGGCAAAGGCATTCCTTTCGAGGGGAACTACTCGTCGTGGCTGGAACAGAAACAGAAGCGTCTGGCCGTCGAAGAGAAGCAAAGCGAAGCTCGCCAAAAGACCCTGGCCAAGGAACTGGAATGGATTCGCTCTTCCGCCAAGGCGAAGCAGTCCAAGGGTAAGGCACGTATCAACGCCTACGAAAAGCTGGTCTCCGAACAGTATGATGACCAGCCCGACGAATTTGAAATCCAGATCCCCTCGGGCAAACGCCTGGGCGACCTGGTCATCGAAGTCAAAAGCGTCAACAAAGGGTATGGCGATCGGCTGCTGGTCGAAGACCTCAACTTCCGTCTGCCCCCTGGCGGTATCGTCGGCATCATCGGTCCTAACGGTGCCGGCAAGACAACTTTGTTCCGCATGCTGACCGGTCAGGAATCGCCTGACGCAGGCGAGATTGTCATCGGCGATACGGTCGAACTCGGTTACGTCGATCAGTCGCGCGATGCGTTGGATCCGGAGAAGACCGTCTTCCAAGAGATCAGCGGCGGCCACGATACGATCGAACTGGGCAAGCGGAAGATCAACGCCCGGGCCTATGTTTCCCGCTTCAATTTCAAAGGCCCCGATCAGGAAAAGAAAGTCGGTGTCCTTTCCGGCGGTGAACGCAACCGCGTCCACCTGGCCACGCTTCTGCGTCGCGGTTCGAACGTCCTGCTGTTGGACGAACCGACGAACGACTTGGACGTTGATACGCTCAGAGCGCTCGAGGAAGCCATTTTGAACTACGCCGGCTGCGTTGTTGTGACGAGCCACGATCGCTGGTTCTTGGATCGTATTGCAACGCATATCCTGGCCTTTGAAGGGGATGGTTACGTTCACTGGTGCGAAGGGAACTTCGATACCTACGAGCGTCAACGCAAGGAACGTTTGGGGGTTAGCGCGGATGAACCGCATCGGTTCAAGTACAAGAAGCTGCAGCGCTAA
- a CDS encoding DUF1559 domain-containing protein gives MSYSSFRRHAFTLVELLVVIAIIGVLIALLLPAVQQAREAARRMQCTNNMKQLGLAMHTYHDVVGSLPPAYVFTGDTTHDRIALWAWGAMLAPYFEQNSAYDILEVSSDSAVNAVNKGAKRKVIQTPIAGVRCPSDAGPEKHNDSVANRKYRDTIADVNRHGIVSNYVVNNSSGQIRNDRGTPNGKADGAFFRNSYIGFRDLTDGTSNTILIGERSYFNPLSGNNEPQGAMFWGTSGYFDNDGKGLGAVSAGGHRKINCPENDQCRRSYTSMHPGGAQFCLGDGSVRFIPETIEHNTNAAVNSTFEYLLSISDGNVIGDY, from the coding sequence ATGTCTTATTCTTCTTTTCGAAGGCATGCCTTCACGCTGGTTGAGTTGCTTGTCGTGATTGCGATTATTGGCGTGCTGATTGCGTTGTTATTGCCGGCGGTTCAGCAAGCCCGTGAAGCCGCACGGCGGATGCAGTGCACTAACAACATGAAACAGTTGGGGCTGGCGATGCATACCTATCACGACGTGGTCGGCAGCTTGCCGCCTGCCTACGTCTTCACCGGCGACACGACACACGATCGGATTGCGCTGTGGGCCTGGGGAGCGATGCTGGCTCCTTACTTCGAGCAGAACTCTGCTTACGACATTCTTGAGGTAAGTAGCGATTCGGCAGTGAACGCGGTCAATAAAGGTGCCAAGCGAAAGGTGATTCAAACGCCAATAGCTGGCGTTCGTTGCCCTTCGGATGCTGGTCCCGAAAAGCACAACGACTCGGTTGCCAACCGCAAATATCGCGACACGATCGCGGACGTGAACCGCCATGGCATCGTTTCCAACTACGTGGTGAACAACAGCAGCGGCCAGATTCGCAACGACCGCGGCACTCCCAACGGCAAAGCGGACGGCGCATTCTTTCGCAACAGCTACATCGGTTTCCGCGACCTGACCGACGGGACTTCGAACACGATTCTGATTGGGGAACGCAGTTACTTCAATCCGCTTTCCGGCAACAACGAACCCCAGGGAGCGATGTTCTGGGGAACGAGCGGGTATTTCGATAACGACGGCAAAGGGCTGGGTGCGGTTTCCGCCGGCGGCCATCGCAAAATCAATTGCCCGGAGAACGATCAATGTCGCCGATCGTATACCAGCATGCACCCTGGCGGTGCCCAGTTCTGCCTGGGAGACGGTTCGGTTCGGTTCATTCCGGAAACGATCGAGCACAACACCAACGCCGCGGTGAACTCGACGTTTGAGTACCTGCTTTCGATCTCCGATGGCAACGTGATTGGCGATTACTAA
- a CDS encoding caspase domain-containing protein encodes MKLAILIAIEQYADSRIKRARYAESDATALAGVLQQHEFAGADRVVILSSEATHKQVKSRVQRAIKGLHHDDELFVYYAGHGFSKKGVNYLTCHDTNPDDLTRTSIKLAWLFDQFQKSACQQVAFFLDACEKGLLTTDDLRDRYAPLNDAELETFFGASQHRACFASCRPGETSHANAKLRHGVWAYHLIETLGGNAPRALERSKSLTAGSLQNYLQQAVPGTLRTLYATKRVQTPWYVDSSEGEFLLADMTELLAQRKGTAKADAGTVRSVTLLAKKAVRVRNLAGFRRSNHTVPTQNNTAADAFLAKIAKEEIDEDINTVFRSLRDLFRFKRTAMNVSNHGDGTATIITPYFNYSIAVHLDENDPSMAIWLRSVDAIKEPDQIFSEPFAQLFDQVFNTVVFEMPQRAELTELIDRLEDFEDDRITLDYDPDVTYCSVSIAGIPGKVSVTPSQLSITHKKPASPRTLLESLLAIQEMFVDRHDVPAISFRDTTKD; translated from the coding sequence GTGAAACTTGCTATCCTCATCGCGATTGAACAATACGCCGATTCGCGGATCAAACGTGCCCGCTATGCGGAAAGCGATGCCACCGCCCTGGCAGGCGTTCTCCAGCAGCATGAGTTCGCGGGTGCCGATCGTGTGGTCATCCTCAGCAGTGAGGCAACTCACAAGCAGGTCAAGTCACGCGTGCAGCGGGCCATCAAGGGGCTGCATCACGATGACGAACTGTTCGTCTATTACGCCGGCCATGGCTTCTCGAAAAAAGGGGTGAACTACCTCACCTGTCACGACACCAACCCCGATGACCTGACCCGCACCAGTATCAAGCTGGCCTGGCTCTTCGATCAGTTTCAGAAGTCGGCCTGTCAGCAGGTCGCCTTCTTTCTCGACGCGTGCGAAAAGGGCCTGCTGACGACCGATGATCTGCGTGATCGCTACGCGCCGCTAAACGATGCTGAACTCGAAACCTTCTTCGGTGCCAGTCAGCACCGCGCCTGCTTCGCCTCGTGCAGGCCCGGCGAAACGTCGCATGCGAACGCGAAGCTGCGTCACGGAGTGTGGGCGTATCACCTTATCGAAACGCTCGGCGGCAATGCTCCCCGGGCCTTGGAAAGGAGCAAGTCGCTGACGGCCGGGTCGCTGCAAAACTATTTGCAGCAAGCGGTCCCTGGCACCCTGCGAACGCTCTACGCGACCAAGCGCGTTCAAACGCCGTGGTACGTTGATTCATCCGAGGGCGAGTTCCTGCTGGCCGATATGACCGAGCTTCTGGCCCAGCGAAAAGGGACCGCCAAGGCCGACGCAGGCACCGTACGTAGTGTAACCCTTCTGGCCAAGAAGGCCGTTCGCGTGCGTAACCTGGCAGGCTTCCGGCGTAGTAATCACACCGTCCCTACCCAAAACAATACCGCGGCCGACGCGTTCCTTGCCAAGATCGCGAAGGAGGAAATCGACGAGGACATCAACACCGTCTTCCGCAGCCTGCGAGATCTCTTCCGCTTCAAGCGAACCGCGATGAACGTCAGCAATCACGGCGACGGGACCGCCACAATCATCACGCCGTACTTCAACTACTCGATCGCCGTTCATCTCGACGAAAACGATCCCTCGATGGCCATCTGGCTGCGTTCCGTCGACGCCATCAAAGAGCCCGATCAGATCTTCAGCGAACCATTCGCCCAACTGTTCGATCAGGTTTTCAACACCGTCGTCTTCGAGATGCCTCAGCGGGCAGAGTTAACCGAACTGATCGACCGACTCGAAGACTTCGAGGACGACCGCATCACCCTCGATTACGATCCCGACGTAACCTACTGCAGCGTGAGCATCGCCGGCATCCCAGGCAAAGTCAGCGTGACCCCCAGCCAGCTGTCGATCACCCACAAAAAGCCCGCCAGCCCCCGCACGCTCCTCGAATCGCTACTGGCAATCCAGGAAATGTTTGTCGACCGACACGATGTCCCGGCGATTTCGTTTCGTGATACGACGAAGGATTAA
- a CDS encoding carboxypeptidase regulatory-like domain-containing protein, with amino-acid sequence MNCLIASRASLFLVCLAIATATLGCSRLYPIKISGRVTDALTGDPIPGVVVGIKGSAEGVTPVVTNWDGRFSLPMVATGLEFSGRAPDWKLVFNSTTHKNTNSQIDFSLLSNDPESIDAVIVMQSMIRRDTPAAAPANGT; translated from the coding sequence ATGAATTGCCTGATCGCATCGCGAGCAAGCTTGTTCCTGGTCTGTCTGGCGATCGCCACGGCAACCCTGGGTTGTTCACGGCTTTATCCGATCAAGATTAGCGGCCGAGTCACCGATGCCCTCACCGGCGACCCCATCCCAGGCGTCGTCGTCGGAATCAAAGGCAGTGCCGAAGGAGTCACCCCGGTGGTCACCAATTGGGACGGACGGTTTTCGCTGCCAATGGTGGCAACCGGCCTGGAGTTCTCGGGCAGAGCCCCCGATTGGAAGCTCGTTTTCAATTCCACGACGCACAAGAACACGAACAGCCAAATCGACTTCTCGCTTCTTTCCAATGACCCGGAATCAATCGACGCCGTGATTGTTATGCAAAGCATGATCCGCCGAGACACCCCAGCCGCCGCCCCGGCGAACGGAACCTAA